In one Lycium barbarum isolate Lr01 chromosome 7, ASM1917538v2, whole genome shotgun sequence genomic region, the following are encoded:
- the LOC132603413 gene encoding putative E3 ubiquitin-protein ligase LIN isoform X1, producing MATSSPSDNVLRHTTVFLSETLLQSELRHRLFSVFLQSCKEMDLGPLNLEVETIENAVSTSSSSIKSTSLRLAEKTLLSFSENQFSSFLLSLVYTLLRRPVDAALSLLDVFYIDPSIARLEIAPIVFEELFLIHLIPILEWYNDQRSKIMSCSISLSSMSVEQASELKELERQYEEILDENCRVFAGYFKEVLQAKNGDMLIDPPSLIVLQRNEKSDSFEFSKDGEMINEEFGLKNGRYNPIWTDSAEGDKFKLNKSSKNLSKFPSFYPERVSLKVLTSQRSSTKSKPLGNSNFDSDHEPCSSDDSNDRYSTAFKEDMNKRMALLNTRQRQYANEKQPILGESSCHPYPSMEDYDNMKSSGKNTPPKDFVCPITTDVLEDPVTLETVQTYERKAILEWLERGNATCPITRQKLHNTQLPKTNYVLKRLIASWQEQDQNSAPVQTKLNRCEAEYQPPAPRSSSDCTISELRRAITNLCTTEILRESEMAVLQIEKFWREGQMVDIQTILSKPPVINGFVEILSNSVDPHVLIATIFLLSELGSRDNGVIQTLTRVDTDVEFIVDLFHKGLLEAVVLIYLLRPFIGNLAEMELLDSLLKVVISREEDLVSMFMKPKACAVLLLGHVLRNTEDERASKIVKRVTSEKVVEAILGSLEAELVEEQLSAVFILLRSMQLDGRCRNMIADKAELTHLLESFVESDDADRFEIIQFLYELVQLNRRTFNEQVLHIIKNEGTYSSMHSLLIYLQTALPNQCPVVAGLLLQLDLLAEPRKMSIYREEAVDVLIMCLRNSDYPDSQIRAAETLLALQGRFSYSGKPLIREFLLKRAGLHRSDSNVAKNDIRYLNNDSQETTEEEEAAKDWERKMAFSLVSYEFGLLFEALAEGLKSKSADLFSACLVSATWLVYMLTILPDTGIRGAARVCLLKQFVSIFKSSRDTETKALCLLALRSFISEPEGLHDLTNYVKDILKGLRELKKSSTMAVEIFNLFSEERESSADMWNHKEIALVDCSINGEVSSNVCFRNKVFSGHTDGTIKVWTVKAKGLHLLQEIRDHMKAVTSLVVLQSAEKLYSGSLDRTVRVWSIQDQGIECEEIHEMKDHVNNLLVSNSLSCFIPQGAGIKVHSWNGSTKLLNQQKYAKCSTLVKGKLYCGCLDNSIQDIDLPTDTINSIQSGSRKLLGKSSPIYALQVHDGLLFSAGTSLDGAAVKIWNTANYSMVGSLQSTLEIRAMAISLELIYLGGKGGIVEAWCRKKHNKVEALQTGTNGKVICMALDANEETLVIGTSDGRIQAWRLG from the exons ATGGCTACTTCCAGCCCTTCAGACAACGTCCTCCGCCACACCACCGTGTTCTTGTCGGAAACTCTTCTGCAGTCTGAACTACGTCATCGCCTTTTCTCAGTGTTTCTTCAATCctgtaaagaaatggatcttggACCCCTCAATCTTGAAGTTGAAACTATAGAAAATGCAGTTTCCACGTCCAGTTCTTCGATCAAATCTACCTCTCTCAGACTAGCTGAAAAGACCCTTCTTTCTTTCTCTGAAAAccaattttcttcttttttattatCTCTAGTTTATACTCTTCTACGCAGACCTGTAGATGCTGCTCTTAGTCTTCTTGATGTGTTTTACATTGATCCTTCCATTGCAAGACTGGAAATTGCACCTATTGTTTTTGAAGAGTTGTTTCTCATTCATCTCATTCCCATTCTTGAGTGGTATAATGATCAAAGGTCAAAAATTATGTCTTGTAGTATATCATTGTCATCTATGAGTGTAGAGCAAGCTTCTGAGTTGAAAGAATTGGAGAGACAGTATGAAGAAATTCTCGATGAGAATTGTAGGGTTTTTGCTGGATATTTTAAAGAGGTTTTGCAAGCTAAAAATGGGGACATGCTTATTGATCCGCCATCTCTAATTGTACTACAAAGGAATGAAAAGAGTGACTCTTTTGAGTTTAGCAAGGATGGGGAGATGATCAATGAAGAATTTGGACTGAAAAATGGACGGTATAAT CCAATATGGACTGATTCTGCTGAAGGAGACAAGTTCAAATTAAATAAGAGTAGCAAAAATTTGTCCAAGTTTCCCTCATTTTATCCTGAGAGAGTTTCCCTGAAAGTTCTTACAAGCCAAAGATCATCAACAAAATCAAAGCCTTTAGGAAATTCCAATTTTGATTCAGACCACGAGCCTTGTTCAAGTGATGATTCCAATGATCGTTATTCCACAGCATTCAAAGAG GATATGAACAAAAGAATGGCACTGCTCAACACAAGGCAGAGGCAGTATGCAAACGAAAAGCAGCCCATTTTGGGAGAATCTAGCTG CCATCCTTATCCTTCGATGGAAGACTATGATAATATGAAATCCAGTGGAAAGAATACACCTCCAAAGGATTTTGTTTGTCCCATAACTACAGATGTTCTTGAAGATCCAGTGACTCTTGAGACTGTTCAGACATACGAAAGAAAGGCAATTCTAGAATGGCTGGAGAGGGGAAACGCCACTTGTCCAATAACACGGCAGAAGCTACATAATACTCAACTACCAAAAACAAATTATGTACTCAAGCGCCTCATTGCAAGCTGGCAGGAACAGGACCAAAATTCAGCTCCTGTTCAAACGAAACTGAATAGGTGTGAGGCTGAATATCAACCACCAGCTCCTCGTAGTTCTTCAGATTGCACTATCAGTGAGCTTCGCCGTGCAATAACCAACCTCTGTACAACAGAGATTCTGAGAGAGTCTGAAATGGCAGTTCTTCAAATTGAGAAGTTCTGGAGAGAAGGTCAGATGGTTGATATTCAGACAATTCTCTCAAAACCTCCAGTTATCAATGGCTTTGTAGAGATCCTTTCCAATTCTGTTGATCCCCATGTTCTGATAGCAACAATATTTCTCCTCTCTGAGTTGGGCTCAAGAGATAATGGTGTCATCCAAACACTGACCAGAGTTGACACTGATGTAGAATTCATTGTTGATCTTTTCCACAAGGGCTTACTGGAAGCTGTTGTTCTGATCTATCTCTTGAGGCCATTCATTGGAAATCTTGCAGAAATGGAATTGCTGGATTCTCTTCTAAAAGTTGTCATCAGTAGGGAGGAAGACTTGGTTAGCATGTTTATGAAGCCGAAAGCATGTGCAGTGCTTCTTCTAGGACATGTTCTTAGAAACACAGAGGACGAAAGAGCTTCCAAAATTGTCAAGAGGGTGACTTCGGAAAAAGTAGTTGAGGCTATATTAGGCAGCTTGGAAGCTGAATTAGTCGAAGAACAACTTTCAGCTGTGTTTATTTTGTTGAGAAGCATGCAACTTGATGGACGATGCAGGAATATGATAGCAGATAAAGCTGAATTAACTCACCTGTTAGAGAGCTTCGTTGAGTCGGACGATGCAGACAGGTTTGAGATTATCCAATTCCTATATGAACTGGTCCAGTTAAACAG AAGGACATTCAATGAGCAAGTATTGCACATCATTAAGAATGAAGGTACCTATAGCTCAATGCACAGCCTCCTCATCTACTTACAGACAGCTCTCCCTAATCAGTGTCCTGTTGTGGCTGGCCTACTTCTTCAACTTGATCTGCTT GCAGAACCAAGGAAAATGAGCATCTACAGAGAGGAAGCTGTGGATGTCCTAATTATGTGTCTCAGAAATTCAGATTATCCCGACTCTCAAATACGTGCTGCTGAGACACTTTTAGCGCTCCAAGGAAGGTTTTCCTATTCTGGTAAACCTCTTATCAGGGAGTTTCTACTTAAACGTGCAGGACTTCACCGGTCAGATAGTAATGTGGCAAAAAATGATATTCGATATCTGAATAATGATAGTCAAGAAACAACG GAAGAAGAGGAAGCTGCTAAGGACTGGGAGAGGAAAATGGCATTTTCTCTGGTCAGCTATGAATTCGGATTACTATTTGAGGCTTTAGCGGAGGGCCTGAAGAGTAAATCAGCTGATTTATTTTCTGCATGTCTTGTGTCTGCTACTTGGCTGGTATACATGCTGACCATTCTTCCAGACACTGGAATTAGAGGAGCAGCAAGAGTATGCTTGCTCAAGCAGTTTGTATCAATATTTAAGTCTTCCAGGGACACAGAGACTAAAGCACTTTGCTTGCTTGCACTGAGGAGCTTTATTAGTGAGCCTG AAGGACTGCATGATCTAACAAACTATGTGAAGGATATACTTAAAGGCTTGAGAGAACTAAAGAAATCATCCACCATGGCAGTTGAAATTTTTAACCTTTTCTCAGAAGAGCGAGAATCTAGTGCT GATATGTGGAATCATAAGGAAATTGCGCTGGTGGATTGCAGCATTAACGGTGAAGTCTCTTCAAATGTGTGCTTCAGAAATAAAGTTTTTTCCGGTCATACAGATGGAACTATAAAG GTATGGACAGTAAAAGCTAAAGGTTTACACCTCCTCCAAGAAATCCGAGATCATATGAAAGCAGTGACAAGCCTGGTGGTTCTACAATCAGCAGAAAAGTTGTACAGTGGTTCACTTGATAGAACTGTGAGG GTATGGTCCATCCAGGATCAAGGAATAGAATgtgaagaaattcatgaaatgaaGGATCATGTCAATAACCTACTGGTTTCAAATAGCTTGTCATGCTTCATTCCTCAGGGAGCTGGCATTAAG GTGCATTCATGGAATGGATCaaccaaacttttaaatcaacaGAAGTATGCAAAATGCTCGACTCTTGTTAAAGGAAAACTCTATTGTGGATGTCTTGATAACAGCATTCAG GATATTGATTTGCCAACCGATACAATTAATTCAATTCAAAGCGGCTCAAGAAAATTATTAGGGAAATCAAGTCCCATTTATGCCCTACAAGTTCATGATGGACTATTATTTTCAGCTGGTACTTCCTTGGATGGAGCAGCTGTGAAG ATATGGAATACTGCAAATTACAGTATGGTTGGATCATTGCAATCCACGTTAGAAATCCGCGCAATGGCCATCAGTTTAGAGCTGATCTATTTAGGGGGGAAAGGGGGGATTGTGGAAGCCTGGTGTAGAAAGAAACATAATAAAGTGGAAGCACTACAAACTGGTACAAATGGTAAAGTTATTTGCATGGCTCTTGATGCTAATGAAGAGACTTTGGTTATTGGAACATCTGATGGCAGAATTCAG GCTTGGAGGCTAGGTTGA
- the LOC132603413 gene encoding putative E3 ubiquitin-protein ligase LIN isoform X2, translated as MATSSPSDNVLRHTTVFLSETLLQSELRHRLFSVFLQSCKEMDLGPLNLEVETIENAVSTSSSSIKSTSLRLAEKTLLSFSENQFSSFLLSLVYTLLRRPVDAALSLLDVFYIDPSIARLEIAPIVFEELFLIHLIPILEWYNDQRSKIMSCSISLSSMSVEQASELKELERQYEEILDENCRVFAGYFKEVLQAKNGDMLIDPPSLIVLQRNEKSDSFEFSKDGEMINEEFGLKNGRYNPIWTDSAEGDKFKLNKSSKNLSKFPSFYPERVSLKVLTSQRSSTKSKPLGNSNFDSDHEPCSSDDSNDRYSTAFKEDMNKRMALLNTRQRQYANEKQPILGESSCHPYPSMEDYDNMKSSGKNTPPKDFVCPITTDVLEDPVTLETVQTYERKAILEWLERGNATCPITRQKLHNTQLPKTNYVLKRLIASWQEQDQNSAPVQTKLNRCEAEYQPPAPRSSSDCTISELRRAITNLCTTEILRESEMAVLQIEKFWREGQMVDIQTILSKPPVINGFVEILSNSVDPHVLIATIFLLSELGSRDNGVIQTLTRVDTDVEFIVDLFHKGLLEAVVLIYLLRPFIGNLAEMELLDSLLKVVISREEDLVSMFMKPKACAVLLLGHVLRNTEDERASKIVKRVTSEKVVEAILGSLEAELVEEQLSAVFILLRSMQLDGRCRNMIADKAELTHLLESFVESDDADRRTFNEQVLHIIKNEGTYSSMHSLLIYLQTALPNQCPVVAGLLLQLDLLAEPRKMSIYREEAVDVLIMCLRNSDYPDSQIRAAETLLALQGRFSYSGKPLIREFLLKRAGLHRSDSNVAKNDIRYLNNDSQETTEEEEAAKDWERKMAFSLVSYEFGLLFEALAEGLKSKSADLFSACLVSATWLVYMLTILPDTGIRGAARVCLLKQFVSIFKSSRDTETKALCLLALRSFISEPEGLHDLTNYVKDILKGLRELKKSSTMAVEIFNLFSEERESSADMWNHKEIALVDCSINGEVSSNVCFRNKVFSGHTDGTIKVWTVKAKGLHLLQEIRDHMKAVTSLVVLQSAEKLYSGSLDRTVRVWSIQDQGIECEEIHEMKDHVNNLLVSNSLSCFIPQGAGIKVHSWNGSTKLLNQQKYAKCSTLVKGKLYCGCLDNSIQDIDLPTDTINSIQSGSRKLLGKSSPIYALQVHDGLLFSAGTSLDGAAVKIWNTANYSMVGSLQSTLEIRAMAISLELIYLGGKGGIVEAWCRKKHNKVEALQTGTNGKVICMALDANEETLVIGTSDGRIQAWRLG; from the exons ATGGCTACTTCCAGCCCTTCAGACAACGTCCTCCGCCACACCACCGTGTTCTTGTCGGAAACTCTTCTGCAGTCTGAACTACGTCATCGCCTTTTCTCAGTGTTTCTTCAATCctgtaaagaaatggatcttggACCCCTCAATCTTGAAGTTGAAACTATAGAAAATGCAGTTTCCACGTCCAGTTCTTCGATCAAATCTACCTCTCTCAGACTAGCTGAAAAGACCCTTCTTTCTTTCTCTGAAAAccaattttcttcttttttattatCTCTAGTTTATACTCTTCTACGCAGACCTGTAGATGCTGCTCTTAGTCTTCTTGATGTGTTTTACATTGATCCTTCCATTGCAAGACTGGAAATTGCACCTATTGTTTTTGAAGAGTTGTTTCTCATTCATCTCATTCCCATTCTTGAGTGGTATAATGATCAAAGGTCAAAAATTATGTCTTGTAGTATATCATTGTCATCTATGAGTGTAGAGCAAGCTTCTGAGTTGAAAGAATTGGAGAGACAGTATGAAGAAATTCTCGATGAGAATTGTAGGGTTTTTGCTGGATATTTTAAAGAGGTTTTGCAAGCTAAAAATGGGGACATGCTTATTGATCCGCCATCTCTAATTGTACTACAAAGGAATGAAAAGAGTGACTCTTTTGAGTTTAGCAAGGATGGGGAGATGATCAATGAAGAATTTGGACTGAAAAATGGACGGTATAAT CCAATATGGACTGATTCTGCTGAAGGAGACAAGTTCAAATTAAATAAGAGTAGCAAAAATTTGTCCAAGTTTCCCTCATTTTATCCTGAGAGAGTTTCCCTGAAAGTTCTTACAAGCCAAAGATCATCAACAAAATCAAAGCCTTTAGGAAATTCCAATTTTGATTCAGACCACGAGCCTTGTTCAAGTGATGATTCCAATGATCGTTATTCCACAGCATTCAAAGAG GATATGAACAAAAGAATGGCACTGCTCAACACAAGGCAGAGGCAGTATGCAAACGAAAAGCAGCCCATTTTGGGAGAATCTAGCTG CCATCCTTATCCTTCGATGGAAGACTATGATAATATGAAATCCAGTGGAAAGAATACACCTCCAAAGGATTTTGTTTGTCCCATAACTACAGATGTTCTTGAAGATCCAGTGACTCTTGAGACTGTTCAGACATACGAAAGAAAGGCAATTCTAGAATGGCTGGAGAGGGGAAACGCCACTTGTCCAATAACACGGCAGAAGCTACATAATACTCAACTACCAAAAACAAATTATGTACTCAAGCGCCTCATTGCAAGCTGGCAGGAACAGGACCAAAATTCAGCTCCTGTTCAAACGAAACTGAATAGGTGTGAGGCTGAATATCAACCACCAGCTCCTCGTAGTTCTTCAGATTGCACTATCAGTGAGCTTCGCCGTGCAATAACCAACCTCTGTACAACAGAGATTCTGAGAGAGTCTGAAATGGCAGTTCTTCAAATTGAGAAGTTCTGGAGAGAAGGTCAGATGGTTGATATTCAGACAATTCTCTCAAAACCTCCAGTTATCAATGGCTTTGTAGAGATCCTTTCCAATTCTGTTGATCCCCATGTTCTGATAGCAACAATATTTCTCCTCTCTGAGTTGGGCTCAAGAGATAATGGTGTCATCCAAACACTGACCAGAGTTGACACTGATGTAGAATTCATTGTTGATCTTTTCCACAAGGGCTTACTGGAAGCTGTTGTTCTGATCTATCTCTTGAGGCCATTCATTGGAAATCTTGCAGAAATGGAATTGCTGGATTCTCTTCTAAAAGTTGTCATCAGTAGGGAGGAAGACTTGGTTAGCATGTTTATGAAGCCGAAAGCATGTGCAGTGCTTCTTCTAGGACATGTTCTTAGAAACACAGAGGACGAAAGAGCTTCCAAAATTGTCAAGAGGGTGACTTCGGAAAAAGTAGTTGAGGCTATATTAGGCAGCTTGGAAGCTGAATTAGTCGAAGAACAACTTTCAGCTGTGTTTATTTTGTTGAGAAGCATGCAACTTGATGGACGATGCAGGAATATGATAGCAGATAAAGCTGAATTAACTCACCTGTTAGAGAGCTTCGTTGAGTCGGACGATGCAGACAG AAGGACATTCAATGAGCAAGTATTGCACATCATTAAGAATGAAGGTACCTATAGCTCAATGCACAGCCTCCTCATCTACTTACAGACAGCTCTCCCTAATCAGTGTCCTGTTGTGGCTGGCCTACTTCTTCAACTTGATCTGCTT GCAGAACCAAGGAAAATGAGCATCTACAGAGAGGAAGCTGTGGATGTCCTAATTATGTGTCTCAGAAATTCAGATTATCCCGACTCTCAAATACGTGCTGCTGAGACACTTTTAGCGCTCCAAGGAAGGTTTTCCTATTCTGGTAAACCTCTTATCAGGGAGTTTCTACTTAAACGTGCAGGACTTCACCGGTCAGATAGTAATGTGGCAAAAAATGATATTCGATATCTGAATAATGATAGTCAAGAAACAACG GAAGAAGAGGAAGCTGCTAAGGACTGGGAGAGGAAAATGGCATTTTCTCTGGTCAGCTATGAATTCGGATTACTATTTGAGGCTTTAGCGGAGGGCCTGAAGAGTAAATCAGCTGATTTATTTTCTGCATGTCTTGTGTCTGCTACTTGGCTGGTATACATGCTGACCATTCTTCCAGACACTGGAATTAGAGGAGCAGCAAGAGTATGCTTGCTCAAGCAGTTTGTATCAATATTTAAGTCTTCCAGGGACACAGAGACTAAAGCACTTTGCTTGCTTGCACTGAGGAGCTTTATTAGTGAGCCTG AAGGACTGCATGATCTAACAAACTATGTGAAGGATATACTTAAAGGCTTGAGAGAACTAAAGAAATCATCCACCATGGCAGTTGAAATTTTTAACCTTTTCTCAGAAGAGCGAGAATCTAGTGCT GATATGTGGAATCATAAGGAAATTGCGCTGGTGGATTGCAGCATTAACGGTGAAGTCTCTTCAAATGTGTGCTTCAGAAATAAAGTTTTTTCCGGTCATACAGATGGAACTATAAAG GTATGGACAGTAAAAGCTAAAGGTTTACACCTCCTCCAAGAAATCCGAGATCATATGAAAGCAGTGACAAGCCTGGTGGTTCTACAATCAGCAGAAAAGTTGTACAGTGGTTCACTTGATAGAACTGTGAGG GTATGGTCCATCCAGGATCAAGGAATAGAATgtgaagaaattcatgaaatgaaGGATCATGTCAATAACCTACTGGTTTCAAATAGCTTGTCATGCTTCATTCCTCAGGGAGCTGGCATTAAG GTGCATTCATGGAATGGATCaaccaaacttttaaatcaacaGAAGTATGCAAAATGCTCGACTCTTGTTAAAGGAAAACTCTATTGTGGATGTCTTGATAACAGCATTCAG GATATTGATTTGCCAACCGATACAATTAATTCAATTCAAAGCGGCTCAAGAAAATTATTAGGGAAATCAAGTCCCATTTATGCCCTACAAGTTCATGATGGACTATTATTTTCAGCTGGTACTTCCTTGGATGGAGCAGCTGTGAAG ATATGGAATACTGCAAATTACAGTATGGTTGGATCATTGCAATCCACGTTAGAAATCCGCGCAATGGCCATCAGTTTAGAGCTGATCTATTTAGGGGGGAAAGGGGGGATTGTGGAAGCCTGGTGTAGAAAGAAACATAATAAAGTGGAAGCACTACAAACTGGTACAAATGGTAAAGTTATTTGCATGGCTCTTGATGCTAATGAAGAGACTTTGGTTATTGGAACATCTGATGGCAGAATTCAG GCTTGGAGGCTAGGTTGA